The following proteins come from a genomic window of Miscanthus floridulus cultivar M001 chromosome 2, ASM1932011v1, whole genome shotgun sequence:
- the LOC136536923 gene encoding uncharacterized protein, whose translation MAMYCQEFYRLEDKFDGLELNHILRRHNEAANTLVKATFNQEPMPMGVFANDQHKLLVRYEESEQGSEGSTNPGLRAKQSLATSGSEVKELKEDPARESDPLVDWRTLYLDYLLCDTLPTDRMEA comes from the coding sequence ATGGCCATGTACTGTCAAGAATTCTaccggttggaggacaagttcgatggacTTGAACTCAATCATATCCTGAGGCGTCATAATGAGGCAGCTAACACGCTTGTGAAAGCTACATTCAACCAAGAGCCGatgccaatgggtgtctttgcCAACGACCAACACAAGCTCTTGGTTCGCTATGAGGAGTCAGAGCAGGGTAGTGAAGGTTCAACAAATCCTGGCCTGAGGGCTAAACAATCGTTGGCTACATCTGGCTCCGAAGTCAAGGAGCTCAAAGAGGATCCAGCGAGAGAGTCCGACCCTCTGGTTgattggagaacactctacctcgactacctcctctgtgacacACTACCGACAGATAGGATGGAGGCCTGA